The following coding sequences are from one Capsicum annuum cultivar UCD-10X-F1 chromosome 3, UCD10Xv1.1, whole genome shotgun sequence window:
- the LOC107862430 gene encoding alpha-mannosidase I MNS5 gives MFQSTVVKWILLYLVISPTIFIICFSDGFHSTNLLAAKRKRMSDRVRKMFYHAYDNYMMYAFPHDELKPLTKTFTDSLSELGNLKLEHLPQQYNGSALTLIESLSSLVILGNYTEFEKAIIWLSENLSFDVDARINLFECNIRVLGGLVSAHILATDSTNRLVQGIYKNQLLDLAEDLGRRFLPAFNTPTGLPYAWINLKHGVIADETTETSTSGCGSLILEMGALSHLTGDTRFETAALRALRKLWSMRSSLNLLGTTLDVATGNWIEYSSGIGAGVDSFYEYLMKAYVLFGRDEIWKMFQSAYVAVQKYYRHGPWYHDADMRTGIATYWQLTSLQAFWPGLQVLVGDIEAANSSHREFFKVWKKYGVLPERYLLDHQMLHPTEKYYPLRPELAESTFYLYQATKDPWYMEVGESIMNSLNAHTRVKGGFASIRDVTTMQLEDHQHSFFLAETCKYLYLLFDDSFLLNQNYIFTTEGHPLPVRINWHEKLPEAYNLRNGSSIKNGKQIKRTSAMSLQVCPASMIHHESNERRLESACHIPDIRVDHRCFSEDDCGVDASTCRRRSCSMAGYCGLWSLI, from the exons atgtTTCAATCAACTGTTGTGAAATGGATTTTGCTATATCTTGTAATTTCTCCTACCATTTTTATCATCTGTTTCTCTGACGGCTTTCACTCTACCAATCTTTTGGCTGCTAAAAGGAAGCGCATGAGCGATAGAGTTCGCAAGAT GTTTTACCATGCTTATGATAACTACATGATGTATGCTTTTCCG CATGATGAGCTAAAACCTCTAACCAAAACCTTCACGGATTCTCTGAGTGAACTTGGAAACTTGAAG CTCGAACATCTGCCACAGCAGTACAATGGGTCAGCTCTTACGCTAATTGAATCGTTGTCGAG CCTCGTAATCTTGGGTAACTACACTGAGTTTGAGAAGGCTATTATTTGGCTATCTGAAAATCTATCATTTGATGTCGATGCAAGGATAAATCTGTTTGAG TGCAACATAAGAGTTCTTGGAGGACTTGTTTCTGCTCATATTCTTGCCACTGATTCTACAAACAGGTTGGTTCAAGGAATTTATAAGAATCAACTCCTTGACCTGGCCGAGGATTTGGGGCGACGTTTTCTGCCTGCTTTCAATACCCCAACCGGATTACCTTATGCTTGGATCAACTTAAAG CATGGTGTAATTGCGGACGAGACAACAGAAACGAGCACATCTGGATGTG GTTCTCTAATCCTTGAAATGGGTGCATTATCACATTTAACTGGTGATACAAGATTTGAGACGGCAGCTTTGCGTGCTCTTCGTAAGTTATGGAGCATGCGGAGTTCTCTAAATCTTCTTGGAACTACGCTAGATGTAGCAACTGGAAACTGGATTGAATATTCTTCTGGAATTGGAGCTG GTGTGGATTCTTTCTATGAATATCTAATGAAAGCCTATGTTCTTTTTGGAAGAGATGAGATTTGGAAGATGTTTCAATCTGCTTATGTTGCTGTGCAGAAATATTATAGACATGGCCCATG GTATCATGACGCTGACATGAGAACCGGAATAGCGACATACTGGCAGCTCACAAGTCTTCAAGCATTCTGGCCTGGTCTGCAG GTTCTTGTTGGGGATATCGAGGCCGCTAATTCATCACATCGTGAGTTTTTCAAGGTGTGGAAGAAATATGGAGTTCTTCCAGAGAG GTATCTGCTGGACCATCAGATGTTGCATCCTACTGAAAAATACTATCCTCTACGTCCTGAATTAGCAGAGTCCACATTTTACCTATACCAAGCAACCAAAG ATCCATGGTATATGGAAGTGGGTGAATCAATAATGAATTCTCTGAATGCACATACAAGAGTTAAAGGTGGCTTTGCCAGCATTAGGGATGTGACTACAATGCAATTAGAAGACCATCAGCATAGTTTCTTCCTTGCGGAAAC GTGCAAGTATTTGTATCTACTTTTTGACGACTCGTTTCTACTTAATCAAAATTACATATTTACAACTGAGGGTCATCCCCTGCCGGTTAGAATTAATTGGCATGAGAAGCTTCCCGAGGCGTATAATCTAAGAAACGGAAGTTCTATCAAG AATGGAAAGCAGATAAAACGAACCAGTGCCATGTCACTTCAAGTTTGTCCGGCTTCTATGATTCACCATGAATCGAATGAAAGGCGACTTGAAAGTGCTTGCCACATCCCTGATATTCGTGTTGATCATAGATGTTTCAGTGAAGATGATTGTGGTGTCGATGCCAGCACCTGTAGACGGAGATCATGCAGTATGGCTGGATATTGTGGCCTCTGGTCGTTGATATAA